In Edaphobacter paludis, a single window of DNA contains:
- a CDS encoding transposase: MCRPWVRLRFLGLDVHGETIAVAVAEPDGEVRSLGTIPNRAESIRKLINKLGSAAKLRACYEAGPTGYVVYWQLAELDIQCEVVAPTLVPVKAGDRVKTDRRDAEKLARCYRSGDLTAVWVPDEGSDALCDRLDRTRDNSQRQLPTDHDYAVPTRKYQTDQSSPKTAPTARSVFGKRSANHRNKLTDLAQLTRSLISGQCTY; the protein is encoded by the coding sequence ATGTGCCGACCGTGGGTTAGGCTACGATTTTTAGGTTTGGATGTCCATGGCGAGACGATCGCTGTAGCGGTTGCTGAACCCGACGGCGAAGTGCGAAGTTTGGGAACGATTCCGAACCGCGCCGAGTCGATCCGCAAGCTGATTAATAAGCTTGGTTCGGCGGCGAAGTTGAGAGCCTGTTATGAGGCCGGACCAACGGGCTACGTCGTGTACTGGCAGTTGGCGGAGCTGGACATTCAGTGCGAGGTTGTGGCGCCCACGTTGGTACCGGTTAAGGCGGGGGATCGAGTCAAGACGGATCGGCGGGATGCTGAAAAGCTGGCACGTTGCTATCGATCCGGGGATCTAACGGCGGTATGGGTTCCGGATGAAGGTTCCGATGCCCTATGCGACAGGCTCGACCGGACTCGTGATAACAGTCAGAGGCAGCTCCCGACGGATCATGATTATGCGGTTCCGACCCGCAAATATCAGACTGATCAATCGTCGCCCAAAACTGCTCCAACTGCTCGCTCTGTCTTCGGGAAAAGAAGCGCAAACCACCGAAACAAACTCACAGATCTCGCCCAGTTGACACGGTCACTCATATCAGGCCAATGCACTTATTGA
- a CDS encoding permease prefix domain 1-containing protein translates to MEADLEKELRFHFESQVADKIRSDIPKTEARRLTRIEFGGIEQIKEDASVELCGSSRFCRMSVTAFVSFERYRVLRSLQCWHSRWDWCERGHLNPCKRSTAEELLGGRPEGAGASGRPG, encoded by the coding sequence TTGGAAGCCGATCTGGAGAAGGAGCTGCGCTTCCACTTCGAATCTCAGGTCGCCGACAAGATTCGCTCCGACATCCCGAAGACTGAAGCCCGTCGGCTCACACGGATCGAGTTTGGCGGGATCGAGCAGATTAAGGAAGACGCGAGCGTGGAACTATGTGGTTCGAGTCGTTTCTGCAGGATGTCCGTTACGGCTTTCGTCAGCTTCGAAAGGTACCGAGTTTTACGCTCACTACAGTGCTGGCACTCGCGTTGGGATTGGTGCGAACGCGGCCATCTTAACCCTTGTAAACGCAGTACTGCTGAGGAGCTTCTCGGTGGTCGACCAGAAGGCGCTGGTGCGAGTGGGCGACCGGGCTGA